The following proteins come from a genomic window of Edaphobacter sp. 4G125:
- the gatB gene encoding Asp-tRNA(Asn)/Glu-tRNA(Gln) amidotransferase subunit GatB yields MSTATALSPEILAKYQPVIGLEVHVQLLTETKAFCGCVNQYGGEPNTHVCPTCLGLPGALPVLNRQAVEFAVLAARAINCEIRETSIFARKNYFYPDLPKGYQISQFDKPIAEHGAIEIPAFDASGAPITKRIGVTRLHMEEDAGKSIHDGFADSINRTYIDLNRCGTPLIEIVSEPDLRTPDEVFEYLTKLKEILLYTGVSDCNMEEGSLRCDANVSVMLKGAKEFGTKAEVKNVNSFRYIRAAVEYEIERQIGVIEDGGRVVQESRLWNSGEGRTYSMRSKEQAHDYRYFPEPDLPPLVVGKEWQAEIEKQLPELPEARRARMIEKYGLNDQDAATITATRAFADRFEVAAKKAKSPKRVASILLSEITMRLRAAELEDDQSPVSLDGIVVAADLMEAGTISSKQLKQLLDSSFAEGKDFPEIYERDKPQQISDAGAIEKMIDEVIAANPKQVEQYRGGKKTVAAFFVGQVMRVSKGQANPALLNELVTKKLDG; encoded by the coding sequence ATGTCCACCGCTACTGCGCTTTCGCCAGAGATTCTTGCCAAGTACCAGCCTGTGATCGGGTTGGAGGTTCACGTCCAGCTCCTTACGGAGACCAAGGCTTTCTGTGGCTGCGTGAACCAGTACGGCGGTGAGCCGAACACTCATGTGTGCCCCACTTGCCTGGGGCTTCCGGGAGCGCTGCCAGTGCTGAATCGCCAGGCAGTGGAGTTTGCGGTGCTGGCTGCCCGTGCGATCAACTGCGAGATTCGCGAGACGAGCATCTTTGCGCGGAAGAACTACTTCTATCCCGACCTGCCGAAGGGTTACCAGATCTCGCAGTTCGACAAGCCGATTGCCGAGCATGGGGCGATTGAAATTCCGGCCTTTGACGCGAGCGGTGCTCCGATCACCAAGCGCATTGGTGTTACCCGTCTGCATATGGAAGAGGACGCAGGTAAGAGCATTCATGACGGCTTTGCGGATTCGATTAATCGGACGTATATCGACCTGAATCGTTGCGGAACGCCTCTGATAGAGATCGTGAGCGAGCCGGATCTGCGCACTCCCGACGAGGTTTTCGAGTACTTAACGAAGCTGAAGGAGATTCTGCTGTACACCGGCGTGAGCGATTGCAACATGGAAGAAGGATCGCTGCGGTGCGACGCGAACGTGAGCGTGATGCTGAAGGGTGCGAAGGAGTTCGGCACCAAGGCCGAGGTCAAGAACGTCAACAGCTTCCGCTATATTCGCGCCGCAGTGGAATACGAGATCGAGCGCCAGATCGGTGTAATTGAAGATGGCGGGCGCGTGGTGCAGGAGTCTCGACTGTGGAATAGCGGTGAGGGCCGCACCTACTCGATGCGCTCGAAGGAACAGGCACATGACTATCGCTACTTTCCGGAGCCGGACCTTCCGCCACTCGTGGTGGGCAAGGAGTGGCAGGCCGAGATTGAGAAGCAGCTACCGGAGCTTCCGGAAGCACGGCGCGCACGCATGATTGAGAAATACGGTCTGAACGATCAGGACGCCGCCACCATTACGGCGACCCGTGCCTTTGCCGATCGCTTTGAGGTCGCGGCGAAGAAGGCGAAGTCCCCGAAGCGCGTAGCTTCGATTTTGCTATCGGAGATCACGATGCGTTTACGCGCAGCAGAGCTTGAGGACGATCAGTCCCCGGTTTCGCTGGACGGCATCGTAGTGGCTGCTGATCTGATGGAGGCAGGGACGATCAGCTCCAAGCAGCTGAAGCAGCTTCTGGATTCGAGCTTCGCTGAAGGCAAGGACTTCCCGGAGATCTACGAGCGCGATAAACCGCAGCAGATCTCGGATGCGGGCGCGATCGAGAAGATGATCGACGAGGTGATTGCAGCGAATCCGAAACAGGTGGAGCAGTATCGCGGTGGAAAGAAGACGGTCGCGGCGTTCTTCGTGGGCCAGGTGATGCGGGTGTCGAAGGGACAGGCGAATCCAGCTCTGTTGAATGAACTAGTGACGAAGAAGCTGGATGGCTAG
- a CDS encoding Type 1 glutamine amidotransferase-like domain-containing protein — translation MMKLLLTSSGISNPSIRGALIGLLGKPIAESNALFIPTGIYPFAVGAGMAYKAICGKVPTPLCELGWKSLGVLELTALPSIAKDVWVSSLEQSDALLVWGGDPLYLSYWMSQSGLAEFLPSLQNLVYVGVSAGSMIAAPIFAETYHRPYKGTGTPLTLEEMTFAASEGEVRMNFITAKGAGFADFAILPHANHEDRPDASFVSAEKWAAKLPVPMYVIDDQTAIRVEGGAVEVVSEGQWNAFK, via the coding sequence ATGATGAAGCTTCTTCTGACTTCTTCTGGCATCAGTAATCCCAGCATCCGTGGCGCTTTGATCGGCCTTCTCGGAAAACCGATCGCAGAGTCCAACGCGCTCTTCATTCCCACGGGGATCTATCCTTTTGCCGTTGGCGCGGGTATGGCCTATAAGGCGATATGCGGAAAAGTACCGACTCCGTTATGCGAATTAGGCTGGAAGTCGCTTGGAGTCCTTGAACTTACCGCGCTGCCTAGTATTGCGAAAGATGTCTGGGTCTCGTCGCTCGAGCAGTCCGACGCTCTGCTGGTGTGGGGCGGCGACCCGCTTTATCTGAGCTACTGGATGAGCCAGTCCGGGCTGGCAGAATTCCTGCCGTCGCTGCAAAACCTGGTCTATGTCGGAGTAAGCGCAGGCAGCATGATTGCAGCTCCCATCTTCGCCGAGACCTACCATAGGCCCTATAAAGGCACTGGTACTCCACTCACGCTGGAGGAGATGACCTTCGCAGCATCGGAGGGTGAGGTCAGAATGAACTTCATCACGGCCAAAGGTGCGGGATTTGCAGACTTCGCCATTCTTCCGCACGCGAACCACGAAGATCGTCCTGATGCCTCCTTTGTGAGCGCAGAGAAGTGGGCTGCGAAGCTGCCTGTTCCGATGTATGTCATCGACGATCAAACGGCAATTCGAGTGGAAGGCGGTGCCGTCGAGGTCGTCTCTGAAGGGCAGTGGAATGCATTCAAATGA